In Thermostichus vulcanus str. 'Rupite', the genomic stretch ACCTTTGAGGTGACCTCTCAAACAAACCTTCCTCAACCTACCCCCCCAGACATCAGTGATCTCGTCATCGAGGACGATCAACCTGTGGACAGCCTCTACTCCGAAAAACTGCAACGGCTGCTCACTAACGCCCTCTATGCCTCCTTCAAGCCAGGGATCCCGTTTTTAGTCACGGCCAATGTGGGACTGTTTTATGCCCTGAAAACCAATCCCCTTGTGCCGGATGTGATGCTGAGTTTGGGGGTCTCTGCTCCCACTAACTTTGAGCGTCGAGAAGACCGCACCTACTTTGTCTGGGAAATGGGCAAACCCCCCGAAGTGGCCATCGAGATTGTCTCCAATCGCAAAGGTCACGAACTGGGATCCAAACTCACCGCCTATGCCCATGCCGGAGTCAGCTATTACGTGGTCTACGATCCCCTAGTACAACTGAAGGAATTACAGGGATCCCGTTTAGCTATCTTCGAGCGGCAGGGATCCCAACTTGTCCCCTATGACTCCACCTGGATGCCAGATGTGGGTCTGGGGCTGACCCTGTGGCAGGGATCCTTTGAGGGGGTGACGGTCGAGTGGCTACGCTGGTGTGATCAAGAGGGGCAGATTCTATTGACTGGTGAAGAACGCTCCGAACAACTGCTGGAACTGCTGCGTTCCCATGGCATCACGCCCCCAGAGAACTAGCGTAATAGCTGTCTAGTAGATTCTCTGCCAGAACCTCAGGGCTTCCCACAAAGCTCATCTGAATCAATCCGGCACTCTCTGACAAGCGAATCTCCGCTCTCTTCTGTTCGCGCCAGCGCGCCTTTGGCGCAGCCACCCGTTCAATCGCCTCTGATAGAGCACTCTCGGATAGCTTGAACACCAAGCCAGGGCTATTCACCTCATACAGCAGCCGACTCAGGGACACTGTTCCCCCACCCTTAAGCTCTTCATCTGGCCCACCGGCTACA encodes the following:
- a CDS encoding Uma2 family endonuclease, translated to MTPTFEVTSQTNLPQPTPPDISDLVIEDDQPVDSLYSEKLQRLLTNALYASFKPGIPFLVTANVGLFYALKTNPLVPDVMLSLGVSAPTNFERREDRTYFVWEMGKPPEVAIEIVSNRKGHELGSKLTAYAHAGVSYYVVYDPLVQLKELQGSRLAIFERQGSQLVPYDSTWMPDVGLGLTLWQGSFEGVTVEWLRWCDQEGQILLTGEERSEQLLELLRSHGITPPEN